The following coding sequences are from one Manis pentadactyla isolate mManPen7 chromosome 13, mManPen7.hap1, whole genome shotgun sequence window:
- the LOC118934581 gene encoding olfactory receptor 8B3-like, whose translation MKMVAGNDSLVTEFILAGLIDRPELQQPLFYLFLMIYIVTVVGNLGLISLIGLNSHLHTPMYYFLFNLSFIDLCYSSVFTPKMLMNFVSRKNIISYVGCMTQLFFFLFFVISECYMLTSMAYDRYVAICKPLLYKVSMSHQVCSMLTLAAYVMGFGGAAAHTGCMPRLSFCSVNVINHYLCDILPLLQLSCSSTYVNEVVVLIVVGINITAPSFTILISYIFILTSIVHIKSGQGRSKAFSTCSSHIIALSLFFGSGAFMYLKYSSPGSMEQGKVSSVFYTNIVPMLNPLTYSLRNKDVKVALKKTLIKIQRGNIF comes from the coding sequence ATGAAAATGGTGGCTGGAAATGACTCCTTAGTGACTGAATTTATTCTTGCTGGATTAATAGACCGCCCAGAGCTCCAGCAACCCCTCTTTTATCTGTTTCTCATGATCTACATTGTCACCGTGGTGGGCAACCTTGGCTTGATCAGTCTCATTGGCCTTAACTCTCACCTCCATACCCCCATGTACTATTTCCTTTTCAATCTGTCCTTCATTGACCTGTGTTACTCTTCTGTTTTCACCCCCAAGATGCTGATGAACTTTGTATCAAGGAAGAATATCATCTCCTATGTGGGATGCATGACTcagctgtttttcttcctcttttttgtcATCTCTGAATGCTATATGTTGACCTCAATGGCCTACGATcgctacgtggccatctgtaAGCCCCTGCTGTATAAGGTCTCCATGTCCCATCAGGTTTGCTCCATGCTGACTCTCGCTGCATATGTGATGGGATTCGGTGGAGCTGCTGCCCACACAGGGTGCATGCCTAGACTTAGCTTCTGCAGTGTGAATGTCATCAACCATTACCTGTGTGACATCCTCCCTCTCCTCCAACTTTCTTGCAGCAGCACGTATGTCAATGAGGTAGTAGTTCTCATTGTCGTGGGAATTAATATCACAGCACCCAGTTTTACCATCCTGATTTCTTATAtcttcatcctcaccagcattgttCATATCAAATCTGGTCAAGGAAGATCAAAAGCCTTCAGTACCTGTAGCTCTCACATCAttgctctttcccttttttttgggTCAGGGGCATTCATGTACCTTAAATATTCCTCTCCTGGATCTATGGAGCAGGGAAAAGTTTCTTCTGTTTTCTATACTAACATAGTGCCTATGCTCAATCCCCTGACCTATAGTTTGAGGAACAAGGATGTCAAAGTTGCATTGAAGAAAACACTGATTAAAATACAAAGGGGAAATATTTTCTAG